TATTATTTAGGTGGACGCTTCAAATAAGCCCTCTGGattttctgcctcttcctccgTCTATCACTTTATATCCTTActatttttttgtgcaaaataaaatctaatctAGTGGTTTTCTTCAGATGAATATACAACATATACTATGTAGTTATACAagtgccataaaaaaaaagacatctttgAAAGACTAAGAAAAGAAATCTAGAAATTGAAAGAGTGTCCACAGACTTTTGGCCGTGAAAAGTTGCAGCCACGGTGTTGTTGCATTAGAAAATGGTGTTTATTATGTTGCATGTGAAACCTGTTTAAAATTTACCGATGAAAACAGTCTGACAAACATGTGTGCTGCAGGTTGAAGCACATCTGGCGAGTACTTACAGGAGTCCTCAATCTTTATGAGGGGGTTCGTCAGGATGGGGGTGATGGGAGCTGAAGGGACAGTCGGAGGTGACTGAGGGGGGGTGACAGCGGGGGAGGGGATGGAGGGGCTGTCTGAGGTACTCCCCTCTGCCTCCTTCCCCTTCTCCCTCTACAGACGAGCCCCGGCAAAAGGAAATGACACGGCATGCAACGGAAATACACGTGATGGCGTCAAACAGAAATCAAAAAGGCAACACAACttatgaaaaaagcaaaaacagaagaTAAAAAGACAACGACCGATAAATTATGATGAACATGAAATCAGCTGGATGAAGATGAAACGTGAACAAAATGTGATGTCAAACTCAGGAGGAAAGGATGAGATGAATGATATAAAGGTGTGTTTGTACCCCGAGAATGTCTTTGTTAAATCATTGTTGACAACTTAACTTTATTGTGATTAGAATATGTCTTCAGGCCCTCGTTGACTTCATGTAGATGTAACTCCTGAGAAGCTTTCTCGATTTTGGAGTGAACATCCTTCCTTAATTTTCCTGTATTTCCTGCATTTTCCTTTATTTCCTACATTTTCCTTTATATCCTGTATTTCACTTAATTTCCGGCATTTTCCTTTATATCCTGTATTTCACTTAATTTCCGGCATTTTCCTTAATTTCCTGTATTTTCCTGTATTTCACTTCATTTCCTgtattttcctttattttctacattttcctGTACTTCCTACATTTTCCTGTATTTCCTGTATTTCCTTAATTTCCTACATTTTCCTGTATTTCCTTAATTTCCTGTATTTCCTATATTTTCCTTAATTTCCTACATTTTCCTGTATTTCCTTAATTTCCTTAATTTCCTGTATTTCACTTAATTTCCTGCACTTTcctttattttctacattttccttaatttcctaaattttcctcttttttcctctaTCTCATGCTGCGTTCAAGTGCATCCGTCAGTCATCATAATGGGTGAAAGCTTTATGAGCTGCACTGATAAACCTCCGTACGATCAGTCGAACATGACGCCATGAACACTGAGTCTGGTCGCGACGTCCTCACCTTTCTCTGTCCACCTCCAGGAACGTGGCCGATGTTGTCCAGAGAGCCGATCTTAGACTGGACTTTAAACTCCAGCTTCTCATTTTTTATCTCGATATTTCCACCAcctgatgaaaacacaacatgacgaCATTATAAAACCAGACGTAGAAGCACGTAGCATGGCAgacgaccaaatgaaacacgcGGATACTTTGAGTAAACATGGATTTCACCGAGTCTTAAGATGTGTATACAACATTAACTGATCGtctgttgacaaaaaaaagtatcCTGAAGGATAAACAAGCCTGATCGTACCTGGTTTATGGCGAATGTTGACTTTCGATCCACATTTCGACTGCACGTTGCTCAGATCGATCTTTTTGTGCACAATCTGAACCTGTGAAgccaataaaacaaaagacGACAAGCAAAGTATTAATTCAGCGTGACACTCAGACTCTAAACTCAGTGTGCATGCAGCTGATCCTACAAACTATTAGCCGTCTACACGTGTTACCACATCAATGAAACACTAATcaaacaggtgaggacacactGGGTTAGATGTTAAACTTCTATCGTCCGTGACCGTTGCAACATTTactgtcatttaaaaacaaaatgcaggaAAATGATCCGTGTTAAAAACATTTAGTGTGAGGTTTAATGGATCATATTCTGCATCTTTAATAAAAGCCAtttcatgtatcatcacagtgaCCTCATCGTCCTTCCTGTCATGGCCGATTGTCTCCCGACACAAAGACTCGAGTCTCCCGGCTGAGGTCATCTCAGCGCTCAGCCCAGCAGGCACAAGAGAGGACAGAGCCTCCGTGTGACTGACGGAGACTCCCTCTCCTCAGCTTCATGACACAATTACTTCACTTCACCACACTGGGATTAAGATTCTCCGTTTGTGAGGAGTGTTTTTCATTATGCAACTCGAGGCACGGATCAGTCGGAGTCAAAAAACAGCCACGCGGGACTCATGCAGGTTGTTTCAGGGTCGGTTGAGGTGGTAAAAGTCTCTGAACATCAAACTGACTGACGAGCACAGAGTCAACAGATTTATCACGCTTACATTAGATCATGAGCATTACATCACACCGTACGTTAGCAGTCGAGGCCGTCGACTGTGAGTAATCACTGGtcgaatgtaactaagtactgtAGTTAGAAATTTAAGCTACTTGTTGttgagtattttttattttggacaaCTTTACGcttccatctctttctctcatttatctgacagcttgaGTTACTAATACATTGACAGGtttttacatacaaaacataaaaaggagCTTGTAAAATATGATGTATTGTTGTATTGTGAcgggatgtaactaagtacatttacaaaAGTACTGTACATACATAAAGGACCATTTTtaaggtacttgtacttgagGAAGGAGTAAAGAGGAAAATACTGgaaaatactgtatgtattgCACTGCATTTATTCAATAACTTAAGTAAACTAAATTTGAAAAATCTTGAAATGGCATTGTCACAAAGTTGTTCCTCCATTAGAAGTTGACTTTTCAGAGAACGGCTACGCTACAAACACgatgatcttatagaatatgatgcatttATGTAGATTAAACTAGTAGATTAAACTAGCCGACACTACATTAAGGAGTTAAACAGCACTAAAATGCAACCTTACACATCGATACGACTCTAATTCTAAtaagaaaaacatcagatataaGAGCCTACATGTACTTTTTAAGATCTAGCACATGCAGAGAGAAAACTACAGGTGTGTCTACGGtttagtgttactgtagttgtgaGTATTAATGCTCATGACTGTAAAGTCTGATGATAAAACTGTTAATAGGAGGTGTTAACAGAGTGTTTGGGGTCATCGAGGTTTCACACAGACGGGAGGTTTCGTGCACTCGGACATCCTGCTCCTTTGTGAAGATGCATTAAGTAGAAGCAACCAGAAGGTTTCTGGCAACAGCTGCATGTCAGCAGCCGGCTACTCACATTGCCTCCACCGGgtacatgttttatattatcTTTGGAGCCACACCGGGACTGCACATTGCTTAAGTCCAACTTCTTATCAAGAATTTGTACCTGGAAAGTTGATATGTGGGGAAAGAAGATGGTTATCCTGGAGAAAGCAACAGCAGCAGGGCTGCGAATGAGGACCATTTCTGGAGAGGAAATTAGATCTTTGAGGGACGAGTCGGTGGCTCGGGGGACTGAGATCTAACCAGGGCTGATTAAAGAGGACGGGGGAgcacttcatttatttttaacaagTGAAGATCAAAACTGCAGAGATACTCAAGAATCTTCTGATGAGGAGATCCTTTAGTTACTCACATTACCACCTCCGGGTACGTGTTTGATATTGTCTTTGGAGCCACACTTAGACTGCACATTACTATAATCCACCTTCTCATCAAGTGTTTTAACCTGGAAGAGTGCAGAGGTAAGGCAGTCACTGAGAAGAGCCAGGCTGCAGGTGAAGCCTCACACTACTGTAATGGCACCAAGTCAACCCTGAGTTAAAGGCACACTATGCAGGATGTGACGGTTTGTAAATGCACCATTCAgagtacggaagccctgagggacgagtgaggatttctttttttctgttgatcgATTTTCTTAGTTACTTTCTTTCTAAACTGTTGATTTTCCAGGGGAATTTTTTCAAGGGAGACCAAGTGTAATGAAACGTTTGCCAGGATAATATCTCTAATTCTCTTGATATTATCTCTTAATAAATCCAGAAAAAACGGGTGAAAAATGtggatgaaaaacattttctgagaaaagttttttttccccaagagaactttttttttcctttactgaACTTTGTaattgaaaatgtgtgaaaccGGGTGAAAATAGGTTTTTCTGAAAAAGATTTTCTGACAAAAATATcttgccattttttttcctaaagatttttttctcagtttttttttcccatctgtgaaaacatgtgaaaaatttcaggagaaaaaaaaaccaagtgataaaaacaaaaacttagATATTTTGTTCAATTgtttaaatttaagtttaaaagtTCCTTAATTctctttccatctgtgaaaacgtcaaaaaaaaaaaatttaaactgagtgatatttttttacctttctaaATTTCTTATGTTTTTACATCAGTGAGAAGGTAAAATTTAAAAActttagggggaaaaaatgtcATGTATGGAACTGTTTGTTTGAGTGGAAAAATATGAAGTTGACAGGATAAAAAAAGTTTCAGTAGAAACAAACACCAACTAATTTGATAAAGGAGCATAAAGGAGCCTTAACTTGTTCCTCTATGAGTCGTTCAGAAGGAATTATTCATTTTCTGAATCTAACATCACAACcgaacacagaaaacacaagcagaGGGTTTACTGCAGATACTGACACCACCACACACTTTAAGTGAGCCATAAGTGTTGAAACAGATTATTTTTATATGAGTCTATAAATCCTGCGTAGTATACctttaataagaaaacaaaagcatcaAGAGATGTTGACAGCACAAATAATGTAGCTGttctgtataaataaatgacacaGTGCTCCAAACATGCTACATGTTTAAATTCCCTCTTATTCCTACAAACTTCCTCTGCTTCACACTGAGGAATCATTTTCGTGAGctcagaaataataaaacagattttgacAGTTAAGTGAACGCTCAGATTCctcacctttcctcctccaGGCGTGTGCTTTATGTTGTCTTTAGACCCACAACGAGCTTGGACGTTGGACAGGTCCACTTTCTTGTCCAGGATTTGGACCTGCAAGGTGCGTGAAGACAAATAAAATCCTTCAGACGTGACAACGGGGGTCGCTGCAGGAGGGGATCAGCCCAAAATGGAGGAGATAAGATGATGAAGGGGTTGAAGACTAGACATATTTTGAATGATTTCATTAAAGCTGCCATCCATAACTTTGTGCTTTTGTTCCAGCTGTTTGATTTAAGCGCTGCAACACTGCCTGAGGAGGCAAAGTGTGTTCCTACAGCAGGTATTCTTGTATTCTTTAGtgcataaaacacaaatgtgcaaaatgtgaCACGTAGCAGTTTAAAAGTGTCTTCAAACTGTTTTTAGTGGTTCATCAATATccatataaatgtataaataactACTAAAAATGTTACAGATGCCAACTTTAATCCATTCAAGCAGTGAACTTTTGGTTAAATTCACGTTGAGCTTTTAGTGCAAGAACTAAAAGAAAagctaattaattatttaaaggttttattaGTGATTGTGACTGTACAGAAGTCCATCTTCTGATCATGTATTTCAACATGGAGAGCACAAATAAGAGAGAACACTTTCTGCTTTTTACCAAAAGTTGGTTTTGATGATCATAACTGCAGAGATACTCAAGAGTCTGGTGTTGAGTTCATCCCTCAGTTACTCACATTGCCGCCACCGGGTACATGTTTGATATTGTCTTTGGAGCCACACTTAGACTGGACATTACTATAGTCCACCTTCTGATCAAGGATTTGTACCTGGAAAAATGAAAACGTCAGCTTTTAGAGTTTGAGCGTAGACGATGTTTTGAGACATGAGCTGTGAAGCCTGAAAGAGACCGACTGATTCAGAACAAAGACTGGACAATAAATGGCGGGCGGAGCCATCGTGACGTACAGTTCTGTTTGGCATTGTGGTCATCGCCATCTTGTATTTTTGGATTCATTCACAAGTGACCACATTTGGACAAGAGGGTAGAACTTGGGAGGATATTCCGTCTGAGAGCCAGATGACTCGTAATGCACTGAGGCGATGTAGTGGACGGATCCAAAAACTTTTGGTAGGTATGAATCATTTATACACCAGAACATAAAGGGCCCCGGtttaaaaatacaggaatttccCTTCAATGAACATCATGTTGTATCGAAGATGACTTGAATCTAGCAACTGAAATCATAAAACTAGATTTGAACTGCAACCATCACTGGATTCAGGTCGAGTGTAAGTGGGCTGTGCGGCCCGTTACTGAACCGTTACTGGACCCGACTAATTTTGGTTTGTGGgtgattgaaaatgtttacaaATCAACTGAGAAGTGGggttattttctcataagcttatgTACAATCAGACATTGTTTTGCAACCAGTGGTCACCCCCTGCTGGCCGTGAGAAAGACTGCAGCGTTAAGACACTTTTCAGACGCGGGAACTCCGTCCATTATTTTATACAGTCTTTGTTCAGAGACAGCTGAGAACTTGTGTTGCTTTGTGTAACTGCATGCAGGTTaagatgatttaaaaacagaaagaaacagattGAAGAGGAATTATTACAATCAGTAAGAAAGAGACCTTTTGTATGCAAGCCAGCTGTAATGTTTTCAGGAGATTGTTTATTATCTTGTTCTTTTCTGTTGAATTGATCTGCCATTTAAATGTCATTGAGACAAAGACGCTTCGACAGAGTGAACTCTTGGTCCATAAATATCACAACTGAAGGTCTTCTAAACGTCAGCAGGGAAGCATCTGACGCATTACTGCGGCCTACACGCACacgcaaagacacacactcatcaaccacggcacaaacacactaaacactGTTTTGTAGATTGGACAACACTCAACAAGAGACGGATTCGAGTTTTAGTTACAGAAACATTTCTCAGGTTTGGCTGCTCTGAAAGCAGAAataatctgattggttgatttaAATCTGTGGGTGGAGCCTTTCAAAAAAAgacaaccaaaaaaacacatcatagGGATAAATGATGCGTTCACACCTCACGATGCCAGCCCGACATAGAGCAAACGAAGGGAACGGAAACAGGCGAAACAAGTCGGGTGCAACAATTTAACAACGCACGACCACAGACGAGTGTGTTGTAGCGAatctaaatatgttttatttgacattggATTGGGCTAGAGTACACACCACCGCAGAGGTCTGTTTTGCAACCTCTACTACTACTTCTGTGTTTATTAAAGTGTGACATTTTTCCATCCAACGTCTGATGAAACTACACTTTGCATACCCTAGTTTAAATACTACAAACAAGTTGATGAATACGTGCCAAGTTCTCTTTTTGTGATGTTTCAAAATCTTGCTTCAAATTCGCTTGACAAAGTGTCTTTAATGTAGAAATATCAGAAACTGTGTCCTGTGGGACGGTTATTGAGGCCTCTGGATCTACCTCCTGATCAAACCTACCAAAAAGAGTATTTCTGCCTCCAAAGCAGCTGCAAACTACACTGAAGTcgtgtctgtgtgcagtgtgAGGTGTCATCAGCGTAACAGCCGCAGCAACGACTGGTTACCTTTCCACCTCCAGGCTGGTGCTTGATGTTGTCTGTGGAGCCGATCTTGGACTTGACGCCCTTCAGGTCTGGCATGGGCGCCGCTGCAGCCAGAGGTGCCGGCGGGCGGCCCTTCAGCGAGCCCGGGGACTTGGGCGTGGAACGCACCACCGCCACCTTCTTCACCTTGTTGGCCTCGGCCGCCGCCTTCGCTTGGCTAGCGGGAGATTTTGGAGTGCCAGGGCTGCTCTGTCCACTCTGGGCATCTTAAACAGTTGGAGAAGTGATGGGTTAGAGGTTTGAGGCGAGGGAAGTAATAGagaaattataataaatcaTAAGAATGAAAACATACAAAGAGCTCTGTTGGCTAAAAGCTGGCCAAGTTTGATCCTGGTCCGGATCAGACTGTGGCGCTGTGGCTGTGCGCGGCTACAAGTGCTGTCTAATGATTCGTGCTTTGGCTTTCTTACGCTTTACCTTTGTCATTTTTTGGAGTGGGAGGTTTCTTAGCATTAGCTGTatcaaagaaaatatgacacATCATAAGTGATTCTTAAAACcccataaaaacataaatgaaaataaaaagtggaTAAAAGAAGCGAGGTTCTGATTCTGTACCTGGCTGAACTGAAGTTCTGGGAGTGGTTTTGGCTCCAGGGGTTTGAGACTTTGCACCCTGGAAATCAACAACACAACGACAAGTTATTCAGTTTTTGAGCGGAGACGTTACCTCAGAAATCACACAACTCATTCTGATCTGGTCGAGCACACGAGCGTCAAACTGTGATGAGTGATGAATGGACGAGGCTTTTGTTCGTTAGTGTTCATGGCGCTCCAGGAAACATCCATCCGTCCTGAACCGGGCTCAGGTCTAACCTCTACGCTGCATTCAGACCTGTACTTACTCCAGCCGGCCTGGGCCCTgggctgctgccgctgctgctggtggatttAACAGGGATGGAGCTCGGGCCATTTCGGGAGGAAGCGTGTGTTTTGTTGCCCTTGGCGACTACGGATGGTCTTTTAAGGGAAGAGGGTGGTGTGGTGGCAGTTTGAGTCTTTTTCATGAGGAGGAAAAATGATAATGACAGTGAACGTAAAACAGAGGAATGATtcaacaaaaggaaaaatgatGGAAAATAACTGAACAGATCAGATGTGACAGGATCATTCTGGTTCATTACAACTTGGGTCTTATTCTCAGAGTCTCGGTCGTCCTTTTCTATTTGTTGTCAAAACTTTACATGTACCAAAATATTTGCTGCGATCACAGAACAAATTGAATACAGCCGCGATTAACGATTACATTCTCGATTGATCGTTAAGATTATGGCTATATAGTATGTcggaaaaaggtgaaaaatgtcaagtttaggcatctttcagctcatgtGTTGgttttcaggttcataactTCACAGATCAGTTCTGCTCTCATCATCACAAGTTTTGTTGGTGTCCAGCTTAAAAGTCAGCCACTCGCTCGTGAACATACTGGAGCAAGAAGGAAGCGAAAGACATTTATTCTCCCTCAGACTCCTTCAGGAgttcaaacagacaaaaaaacagaagtaaatCTAGAATCACCGCCCTCGCAAGCTGTTTGCCCCCGCGTGATGTTGAATAATGGACAGAACATCTTTTACAGAATATCATGACGCCCCAGTgaagctgacctttgacctcgtggatataaaatgtcatcatttcacatttttagacatttgtgCACAATTCTGTCAGAACGAATTCTTGAATTTTTGCAAAATATGTTTCGCAGTCACTCATAACTTCATCCTCGACTCTGAGTGGATATTTGCACCTAATAGATAGATACTGCGATCAAATCTGACTGAGACTGTTTCACAAGGAAATATATTAACACAGTTTGGAAATAACCGCCTTCGGGATCTCGTCCCAATAACCTTCTGATCTGGAGATCTGATCATCTGGTTTCTCGTGTTTCTTTCTCCAATGCTGCCACGCTCACATATCTCAGCAGCACTGTGGTGTAATATATGATAGAAAAGACGGACGAAGCAACAAAAATGTGTTCCAAGTTGTAATAAAACAGAATCCTccctttaataaataaaaagaaaagtgtgacaCATCTTTAATAATGTTCTCGGTCACATACCTTATCTGCAGAGCCGTTATCCATCTttggagctgcagagagaagagagagtaaaaaaaaaacaggcttgaAACCTTCTGACCCAATTTCACTTCTAATATCTATAATACCTGCTTTAAATCCACCCGAGTGAAATACATCAAGACTTCCAGGTGTGTGCCTCAACACATTCTCATGGCAAAGAAAGGAAATGTCGGTGATGTAAAGTGATGCAGCATGCACGGTGACACAAAGTGCTcgtggacaaaacaaaatgtggctttttgtcggggggggggggggctgcatAACCGGCAGAGTGAGCAGAGATGGAGACATGaaatacatttgtaaaaaaaaaaaaaagaaaaaaaaaaagctaaaaagtgGGGAGGGAGGACAACAAGCTTCTCCTCGGGTCAAAGTTAACGTCCGGAGAAAGAATTCGGagggagagtgcagcatgacaAACAGTAGAAGCTGCGTTGTAAATGAAAGAAGTGGAAGGAGTTTAACTGAGGAGGACTCTGAACTGTGAACATGACAGCAAACAGACCTTTGAAAACCGGGACCGGCACCAAAGACTTTCGGGCTGGGTGGGGGGGTGTTTTCTGGGGCTCGGCGGTACCGGTGGTCTGAGCCACATCGCTCCTCATGACTGAGTCATTAGAAATGTCAGGCTTTGAATAGCCGGCCCTATGTAACGATGAGTCACCGCTGCTGTTTTCAGCGGCTGTGCCAGATGGCATTTTGGTTAAAAGGCTACCCTCGGAAATGTTCCTACTGCTGTGAAGATCCTCTGAATGAGGATCAGCGATGGGCTGGGACacgttttgttgtgtttctgtgcttcCAGAGTCACTGCAGGGCTGAAACGCTGCTCCATCTGCAGTCACTCCATCTTGTGTTTGCTCCCCGTCTTGATTCGCCCACATGCTTCTGTCTCCGATGGACGTCAGGTCTTCCAGCGCCGTGCTGCGGACCAGAGACAGATTGTTGATTTCAGTCAGGCACTCGGAGGCGTCCAGGCTGATCGCCCTCTGGGCGTCTGCAGCTCCGGTCCTATCAGGGCTCCTCCTGCTGGCCGGTGTGTCCCCTCGTATCTCCGGCCTGCAGCTGAGGTCTTCGGAGGCCCATAAAGACTCACTTAGCCTCTTCCCGCACTCTCCCACCGCCTCGCTTCCTGGGTCCGGGGAGCAGGAAGCTCCCACGAAGTCAACGCCCTCCCCAGCAGCTCCGTCTTCATCGGGCTTTGATCCGTCGCCTGCGAACGCAAACTCACTGCGGACTCCAGAACCAGGCTTTGCTAATTTGTTTGGAAAGCAGATTAATGGTGACATTCACAGCACTCGTTTTTCCATCTCCCCATTGAAACCAAAAGAAATAATCAAAGAAGTGAACAGAACCGGGCAATTGATGTCCGTAAGGAAAAATAAGAGAACcagataataaaaaacaaaaggaaaaaaaaaacactaaagaaaCTATAAGAAGGTGAAGATGCAAGAGACGGGATCAGTGAAGGACAACAGTTCACATGAAAGtaaaatgagatgagatgacaGTAATGCATCACGCTGGGGTGACAAACGACAGATGATGCATTCCGGTGAACACAATGAACAACAGACCGCCAAACTAAGTATTTCCACTacaaaaaagtgattaaaatataatataaagacTCTCTGAACTCCTTCTgactgtgaaataatgcattttgaaAACACCTTTAAACCTTTTTGTAGCGTGGCACCACAATTTAgcgtctaaacctaaccacgtATTTGTTTtcgtgcctaaacccaaccaagtaaCGTGACAGCGGTCTTGATATACGTCGTTTAGGGAGTCAATGGCATCAAAAATGTCCCAGTATAACAATACAATATCAATATTCGGTTTGCACACTTCA
Above is a genomic segment from Sparus aurata chromosome 20, fSpaAur1.1, whole genome shotgun sequence containing:
- the LOC115571823 gene encoding microtubule-associated protein tau isoform X19, translating into MGTLCSCTSARKIMKGKTSKMSASVEEIDAAPDLRLAMDYVNNSYSSGDTMSSSLANMTINDQHHQENGVAKMKGGATSTAPKMDNGSADKGAKSQTPGAKTTPRTSVQPANAKKPPTPKNDKDAQSGQSSPGTPKSPASQAKAAAEANKVKKVAVVRSTPKSPGSLKGRPPAPLAAAAPMPDLKGVKSKIGSTDNIKHQPGGGKVQILDKKVDLSNVQARCGSKDNIKHTPGGGKVQILDKKLDLSNVQSRCGSKDNIKHVPGGGNVQIVHKKIDLSNVQSKCGSKVNIRHKPGGGNIEIKNEKLEFKVQSKIGSLDNIGHVPGGGQRKIESHKLSFRETAKARTDHGAEIVSLEESPQQLSTVSSSGSINMADSPQLSTLADQVSASLAKQGL
- the LOC115571823 gene encoding microtubule-associated protein tau isoform X16, giving the protein MGTLCSCTSARKIMKGKTSKMSASVEEIDAAPDLRLAMDYVNNSYSSGDTMSSSLANMTINDQHHQENGVAKMKEDEAAVSENGVKSVSELSEAESSHCDDEAPPAETSAETGGVEAELSETGSGSHEDEGQLGGATSTAPKMDNGSADKGAKSQTPGAKTTPRTSVQPDAQSGQSSPGTPKSPASQAKAAAEANKVKKVAVVRSTPKSPGSLKGRPPAPLAAAAPMPDLKGVKSKIGSTDNIKHQPGGGKVQILDKKVDLSNVQARCGSKDNIKHTPGGGKVQILDKKLDLSNVQSRCGSKDNIKHVPGGGNVQIVHKKIDLSNVQSKCGSKVNIRHKPGGGNIEIKNEKLEFKVQSKIGSLDNIGHVPGGGQRKIESHKLSFRETAKARTDHGAEIVSLEESPQQLSTVSSSGSINMADSPQLSTLADQVSASLAKQGL
- the LOC115571823 gene encoding microtubule-associated protein tau isoform X15, with the protein product MGTLCSCTSARKIMKGKTSKMSASVEEIDAAPDLRLAMDYVNNSYSSGDTMSSSLANMTINDQHHQENGVAKMKEDEAAVSENGVKSVSELSEAESSHCDDEAPPAETSAETGGVEAELSETGSGSHEDEGQLAGGATSTAPKMDNGSADKGAKSQTPGAKTTPRTSVQPDAQSGQSSPGTPKSPASQAKAAAEANKVKKVAVVRSTPKSPGSLKGRPPAPLAAAAPMPDLKGVKSKIGSTDNIKHQPGGGKVQILDKKVDLSNVQARCGSKDNIKHTPGGGKVQILDKKLDLSNVQSRCGSKDNIKHVPGGGNVQIVHKKIDLSNVQSKCGSKVNIRHKPGGGNIEIKNEKLEFKVQSKIGSLDNIGHVPGGGQRKIESHKLSFRETAKARTDHGAEIVSLEESPQQLSTVSSSGSINMADSPQLSTLADQVSASLAKQGL
- the LOC115571823 gene encoding microtubule-associated protein tau isoform X18, which gives rise to MGTLCSCTSARKIMKGKTSKMSASVEEIDAAPDLRLAMDYVNNSYSSGDTMSSSLANMTINDQHHQENGVAKMKAGGATSTAPKMDNGSADKGAKSQTPGAKTTPRTSVQPANAKKPPTPKNDKDAQSGQSSPGTPKSPASQAKAAAEANKVKKVAVVRSTPKSPGSLKGRPPAPLAAAAPMPDLKGVKSKIGSTDNIKHQPGGGKVQILDKKVDLSNVQARCGSKDNIKHTPGGGKVQILDKKLDLSNVQSRCGSKDNIKHVPGGGNVQIVHKKIDLSNVQSKCGSKVNIRHKPGGGNIEIKNEKLEFKVQSKIGSLDNIGHVPGGGQRKIESHKLSFRETAKARTDHGAEIVSLEESPQQLSTVSSSGSINMADSPQLSTLADQVSASLAKQGL
- the LOC115571823 gene encoding microtubule-associated protein tau isoform X7; translated protein: MGTLCSCTSARKIMKGKTSKMSASVEEIDAAPDLRLAMDYVNNSYSSGDTMSSSLANMTINDQHHQENGVAKMKEDEAAVSENGVKSVSELSEAESSHCDDEAPPAETSAETGGVEAELSETGSGSHEDEGQLAGGATSTAPKMDNGSADKTQTATTPPSSLKRPSVVAKGNKTHASSRNGPSSIPVKSTSSSGSSPGPRPAGGAKSQTPGAKTTPRTSVQPANAKKPPTPKNDKDAQSGQSSPGTPKSPASQAKAAAEANKVKKVAVVRSTPKSPGSLKGRPPAPLAAAAPMPDLKGVKSKIGSTDNIKHQPGGGKVQILDKKVDLSNVQARCGSKDNIKHTPGGGKVQIVHKKIDLSNVQSKCGSKVNIRHKPGGGNIEIKNEKLEFKVQSKIGSLDNIGHVPGGGQRKIESHKLSFRETAKARTDHGAEIVSLEESPQQLSTVSSSGSINMADSPQLSTLADQVSASLAKQGL
- the LOC115571823 gene encoding microtubule-associated protein tau isoform X20; the protein is MGTLCSCTSARKIMKGKTSKMSASVEEIDAAPDLRLAMDYVNNSYSSGDTMSSSLANMTINDQHHQENGVAKMKAGGATSTAPKMDNGSADKGAKSQTPGAKTTPRTSVQPDAQSGQSSPGTPKSPASQAKAAAEANKVKKVAVVRSTPKSPGSLKGRPPAPLAAAAPMPDLKGVKSKIGSTDNIKHQPGGGKVQILDKKVDLSNVQARCGSKDNIKHTPGGGKVQILDKKLDLSNVQSRCGSKDNIKHVPGGGNVQIVHKKIDLSNVQSKCGSKVNIRHKPGGGNIEIKNEKLEFKVQSKIGSLDNIGHVPGGGQRKIESHKLSFRETAKARTDHGAEIVSLEESPQQLSTVSSSGSINMADSPQLSTLADQVSASLAKQGL